Proteins encoded within one genomic window of Polaribacter sp. NJDZ03:
- a CDS encoding 2TM domain-containing protein, with protein MEQKFTQEASYIRAKKRVKAIKGFYVHLIVYVLVNIFISGVILFGLLQSGYHVVDALSNFGVYSTWLFWGIGIFFHWMGVFGFQSIGFGKDWEQKKIKELMEKEDVKIRKF; from the coding sequence ATGGAACAAAAATTTACACAAGAAGCTAGTTATATACGTGCTAAAAAAAGAGTAAAAGCTATTAAAGGGTTTTACGTTCATTTAATAGTGTACGTTTTGGTAAATATTTTTATAAGCGGGGTTATTCTTTTTGGCTTACTGCAAAGTGGATACCATGTAGTAGATGCTCTTTCTAATTTTGGAGTATATTCTACGTGGCTTTTCTGGGGAATTGGAATATTTTTTCATTGGATGGGGGTTTTTGGTTTTCAATCTATAGGTTTCGGTAAAGATTGGGAACAAAAGAAGATTAAAGAATTGATGGAGAAAGAAGATGTTAAAATAAGAAAATTTTAA
- a CDS encoding GNAT family N-acetyltransferase produces the protein MEIVIANKSHTVYADIICKTIEDAAQVRGTGIAKRKPEYVATKMENGNAVIALDNGKFAGFCYIEQWGHGKFVANSGLIVHPDYRNIGLAKSIKQVIFKHSRTKFPDAKVFSITTGLAVMKLNSDLGYKPVTFSELTDDQSFWDGCQTCRNYDVLTRTERKMCLCTGMLFDPKNNNKEASKEVKESVFQKLKNIKQNLFLKKDK, from the coding sequence ATGGAAATTGTAATTGCTAACAAATCACATACTGTTTACGCAGATATTATTTGTAAAACCATAGAAGATGCCGCTCAAGTTAGAGGTACAGGTATCGCAAAAAGAAAACCAGAATACGTTGCCACTAAAATGGAAAACGGTAATGCTGTTATAGCATTAGACAATGGTAAATTTGCAGGTTTTTGCTACATAGAACAATGGGGACATGGTAAATTTGTTGCCAACTCAGGTTTAATTGTACATCCAGATTATAGAAATATAGGACTTGCAAAATCTATTAAACAAGTAATCTTTAAACATTCTAGAACAAAGTTTCCAGATGCAAAAGTTTTTAGTATTACCACTGGTTTAGCAGTAATGAAACTAAATAGCGATTTAGGTTACAAACCCGTTACTTTTTCTGAACTTACAGACGATCAATCTTTTTGGGATGGTTGCCAAACTTGTAGAAACTACGATGTTTTAACAAGAACAGAAAGAAAAATGTGCTTGTGTACAGGGATGTTGTTTGATCCAAAAAACAATAATAAAGAAGCCTCTAAAGAGGTTAAAGAAAGCGTTTTTCAAAAATTAAAAAATATTAAACAGAACTTGTTTCTAAAAAAAGATAAATAA
- a CDS encoding VF530 family DNA-binding protein, with product MKTNHQNESTDKKNQSNEYLDTVSNLQTNEKLAEEKPAKRKRRKATEEQLNNPFHGVKLVQVLERLVAYYGWEYLGERVNIRCFKSNPTMKSSLGFLRRTTWAREHVEDVYLEMLEEKKNQIE from the coding sequence ATGAAAACCAATCACCAGAACGAGTCTACTGATAAAAAGAATCAATCAAATGAATATTTAGATACAGTTTCTAATCTTCAAACGAATGAAAAATTGGCTGAAGAGAAACCCGCTAAACGAAAAAGAAGAAAAGCCACTGAAGAACAATTAAACAATCCGTTTCATGGAGTGAAACTAGTTCAGGTTTTAGAACGTTTAGTAGCTTATTATGGTTGGGAGTATTTAGGAGAACGTGTAAATATTCGTTGTTTCAAGAGTAACCCTACAATGAAATCTAGTCTGGGATTTTTAAGAAGAACAACTTGGGCTCGAGAACATGTTGAGGACGTTTATTTGGAGATGCTAGAAGAGAAAAAGAACCAAATTGAATAG
- a CDS encoding 2TM domain-containing protein, protein MINPEVYTIKSFKKSAFLCLKLTIIFGLLFGVVFGQRTLENIIWSFIISGMYCFGLGFGNILINNYLSSKWDWITLTNQRIWSGIIATILYTVPVVLSIDYIVFVVLNGVDVAVFFKGNYFWIHLFYIILSLGISAFLHARGFMINWKSAMTQESTQQQIVAKTETAKFESLKNQLDPHFLFNSLNVLTSLIGENPAQAEKFTTKLSKVYRYVLEQRNKDLVPVEEELKFAKTYMQLLEMRFEDAVKFNIPDSISNDELKIVPLSLQLLLENAVKHNVVSSSKPLTVHIYEEDTYLIIENNVNPKDAIGKSTKVGLQNIADRYGLITQKGVKIENNNKTFTVSLPLLYKMNDMMYNDDLENSKYIKAVEKVEKLKEFYQNLASYCIVIPFLIFINLRFSSGFHWFWFPVFGWGMGLAFHFLEVNNYNIFLGSNWEDKKIKEMMEADKQRKNRR, encoded by the coding sequence ATGATAAACCCAGAAGTTTATACTATTAAAAGTTTTAAAAAATCAGCATTTTTGTGCTTAAAGCTAACTATAATATTTGGTTTGTTGTTTGGAGTTGTATTTGGCCAAAGAACCTTAGAAAATATTATATGGTCTTTTATTATTTCTGGTATGTATTGTTTTGGTCTTGGTTTTGGAAACATACTTATAAATAACTATTTATCTTCTAAATGGGATTGGATTACGTTAACAAACCAAAGAATTTGGTCTGGTATTATTGCAACTATTTTATATACAGTACCTGTAGTTTTAAGTATCGACTACATTGTATTTGTAGTTTTAAATGGAGTAGATGTTGCTGTTTTTTTTAAAGGAAATTATTTTTGGATTCATTTATTCTACATTATTCTTTCCTTAGGAATTTCTGCTTTTTTGCATGCTAGAGGTTTTATGATTAACTGGAAATCTGCAATGACGCAAGAGAGTACACAACAACAGATTGTAGCAAAAACAGAAACCGCAAAATTTGAGTCTTTAAAAAATCAGTTAGATCCTCACTTTTTATTTAATAGCTTAAATGTGTTAACGAGTTTGATTGGCGAAAATCCTGCGCAAGCAGAAAAATTTACCACAAAACTTTCTAAAGTATATCGATATGTTTTAGAGCAAAGAAATAAAGATTTAGTGCCAGTTGAAGAAGAGTTAAAGTTTGCTAAAACCTATATGCAATTGTTAGAAATGCGTTTTGAAGATGCTGTAAAATTTAATATTCCAGATTCCATTAGTAATGATGAGTTAAAAATTGTGCCACTTTCTCTACAACTTTTGTTAGAAAATGCGGTAAAACATAATGTGGTTTCGTCTTCTAAACCTTTAACTGTTCATATTTATGAAGAAGATACTTATTTAATTATAGAAAACAACGTAAACCCGAAAGATGCAATAGGGAAAAGTACCAAAGTTGGGCTGCAAAATATTGCTGATAGATATGGTTTAATCACTCAAAAAGGAGTGAAAATAGAAAATAATAACAAAACATTTACCGTGAGTTTACCGCTCCTTTATAAAATGAATGATATGATGTACAATGACGATTTAGAAAATAGCAAATATATAAAAGCTGTAGAGAAAGTTGAAAAATTGAAAGAATTTTACCAGAATTTAGCCTCTTACTGTATTGTAATTCCTTTTTTAATCTTTATTAATTTAAGATTTTCTTCTGGATTTCACTGGTTCTGGTTTCCTGTTTTTGGATGGGGAATGGGATTGGCATTTCACTTTTTAGAAGTAAATAATTACAACATTTTTTTAGGTAGTAATTGGGAAGATAAAAAGATTAAAGAAATGATGGAAGCCGATAAACAACGAAAAAATAGAAGATAA
- a CDS encoding DUF2141 domain-containing protein, with amino-acid sequence MKLILAILITAMLCITNTITAQNKTVTATVVNITSNTGKVVFALYDKTNFRLKSIQSANAIIEEGVSTVTFKNVNEGEYAIICYHDKNGNNKMDFKQNGMPLENYGASNNNMTFGPPKFEDAKFMVTDTNVSLEIRF; translated from the coding sequence ATGAAACTTATCTTAGCCATTTTAATAACTGCAATGTTATGTATTACAAACACTATAACAGCACAAAACAAAACAGTTACTGCAACCGTTGTAAATATTACTTCTAATACTGGTAAAGTAGTATTTGCATTATATGATAAAACTAATTTTAGATTAAAATCGATACAAAGTGCTAATGCTATAATTGAAGAAGGTGTAAGTACAGTCACTTTTAAAAATGTAAATGAAGGTGAATATGCAATTATTTGTTATCACGATAAAAACGGTAATAATAAAATGGATTTTAAACAAAACGGAATGCCGCTAGAAAATTATGGTGCTTCTAATAATAATATGACTTTTGGACCTCCAAAATTTGAAGACGCAAAATTTATGGTTACTGATACAAATGTGTCTTTAGAAATAAGATTTTAG
- a CDS encoding 2TM domain-containing protein: MKNLENKKLIRAKHRVDEIKKFYKHLVTYVLVNLFLAFIWNFSFKLFGDFIVSNQFNRGENIYLPIWFIWGVFLVFHGIKTFGFSNLFGKDWEERKIGEFMKNDN; this comes from the coding sequence ATGAAAAATTTAGAAAATAAGAAGTTAATTAGAGCGAAACATAGAGTAGACGAAATTAAAAAATTCTATAAACACTTGGTTACCTATGTTTTGGTAAATTTGTTTTTAGCATTTATATGGAATTTTTCTTTTAAACTCTTTGGTGATTTTATTGTTAGTAATCAGTTTAATAGAGGAGAAAACATCTATTTGCCTATTTGGTTTATATGGGGAGTATTTTTAGTGTTTCATGGAATTAAGACTTTTGGATTTTCTAATTTATTTGGTAAAGATTGGGAAGAAAGAAAAATTGGCGAGTTTATGAAAAACGATAATTAA
- a CDS encoding LytTR family DNA-binding domain-containing protein produces MNVLIIEDEKPAARRLSRMLAAIDIEVQQMLHSVEESLNWLQNNEHPDLIFLDIQLSDGLSFEIFEEIDVKSAIIFTTAYDEYALKAFKLNSIDYLLKPLDEDELKVAVDKFKEHQPKQSDVQVNLDEIRKLLVNPVDRKFKKRLSIKVGQHIKIINIDEVECFYSENKSTYIHTKENRNYLLDNSLEYWQEQLNPEHFFRVNRTFIVHINAIKDIIAYSNSRLKLVLDSYSETEIIVSRERVKDFKNWID; encoded by the coding sequence ATGAACGTATTAATAATTGAAGATGAAAAGCCAGCTGCAAGAAGGTTAAGTAGAATGTTAGCTGCAATTGATATAGAGGTTCAGCAAATGTTACATTCTGTAGAAGAGTCTTTAAATTGGTTGCAGAATAATGAACATCCCGATTTAATATTTTTAGATATTCAGCTTTCAGATGGATTGTCATTTGAAATTTTTGAAGAAATAGACGTAAAATCGGCTATTATTTTTACCACTGCGTATGATGAATATGCCTTAAAAGCTTTTAAATTAAATAGTATAGATTATTTGTTAAAGCCTTTAGATGAAGATGAACTTAAAGTTGCGGTAGATAAGTTTAAAGAACATCAACCAAAACAATCTGATGTTCAAGTAAACTTAGATGAAATTCGTAAACTATTAGTAAACCCGGTAGATAGAAAATTTAAAAAAAGGTTATCAATTAAAGTAGGGCAGCACATCAAAATTATAAATATTGATGAAGTTGAGTGTTTCTATAGTGAGAATAAATCCACCTATATTCATACCAAAGAGAATAGAAATTACTTGTTAGATAATTCTTTAGAGTATTGGCAAGAGCAATTAAATCCGGAGCATTTTTTTAGAGTCAACCGAACTTTTATTGTGCATATAAATGCGATAAAAGACATTATTGCATATTCTAATTCTCGTTTAAAATTGGTTTTAGATTCTTATTCTGAAACTGAAATTATTGTAAGTAGGGAAAGGGTGAAAGATTTTAAGAACTGGATAGACTAG
- a CDS encoding M949_RS01915 family surface polysaccharide biosynthesis protein, whose product MKRTLLILLFLCSNISFAQNKSVYSKKLSAQEVNTIFSGALKKNLKIEYAINKVYEFNDNLGKHYLVLTVKESKCGNEFVKCNNAIKAYCITYKNNKYTLKWNLNDFILPNGNEVSEEFTISFWTKFLNLSDVDANGIIDPIIVYGTKGLNGFGDGRVKIVVYNNGKKFVIRHQNGISDYDRITKVDAGFYQLPSKIQRRVKEIIENLIKDKNVIFPYNWQNDMKEKELVIDEF is encoded by the coding sequence ATGAAAAGAACCTTATTAATACTTTTATTTCTATGCTCAAACATAAGTTTTGCGCAAAATAAATCAGTTTATAGTAAAAAATTATCTGCACAAGAAGTGAATACTATTTTTTCTGGAGCCCTTAAAAAGAATCTTAAAATTGAGTATGCTATAAATAAAGTGTATGAGTTTAATGATAATTTAGGAAAACACTATTTAGTATTAACAGTAAAAGAATCAAAATGTGGTAATGAATTTGTAAAATGTAATAACGCTATTAAAGCATATTGCATAACCTATAAAAACAATAAGTATACTCTAAAATGGAATTTAAATGATTTTATACTTCCTAATGGAAATGAAGTTTCAGAAGAGTTTACCATTTCATTTTGGACCAAATTTCTTAATTTAAGCGATGTTGATGCTAATGGAATTATAGATCCGATAATTGTTTATGGAACAAAAGGTTTAAATGGTTTTGGTGATGGAAGGGTTAAAATAGTAGTTTATAACAACGGAAAAAAGTTTGTAATTAGACATCAAAATGGAATTTCAGATTACGATAGAATTACAAAAGTAGATGCAGGTTTTTACCAGTTACCTTCTAAGATTCAACGAAGAGTGAAAGAAATAATAGAGAATCTAATAAAAGACAAAAATGTAATTTTTCCTTATAATTGGCAGAATGATATGAAAGAAAAAGAACTTGTTATTGATGAATTTTAA
- the tyrS gene encoding tyrosine--tRNA ligase, whose protein sequence is METINKLKENVEIILPQNGLEEKLELAKKENRKLIIKLGFDPTAPDLHLGHAVVLKKLKEFQDLGHQIVILVGNFTARIGDPTGKNKSRKPLSLEEVQHNAETYINQLSKVIDVDKVKIVFNSEWLDKLSFTEVIQILSKVTVAQLMHRNDFNKRFTENTPIAMHELVYPILQGFDSVEIKADIEMGGTDQLFNCTMGRKLQETFEMSPQIVMCMPLLKGLDGKEKMSKSLHNIIGITDEPNEMFGKTMSIPDSLIDEFLQLTTDFSLRENEAIKIKLASGENPMEIKKLIAKNIITQYHSSNQAEEAEEYFVNQFQSKKLEEKEFESVLIKEIQHKENTISLIDLCVHLKKGLSKSALRRLIESGAVQIDTIKNKEIYAEIVLKEGMKVKVGKRDFYELKE, encoded by the coding sequence ATGGAAACAATTAATAAGTTAAAAGAAAATGTAGAGATTATTCTTCCTCAAAACGGACTGGAAGAAAAATTAGAATTAGCAAAAAAAGAGAACCGAAAGCTAATAATTAAGCTAGGTTTTGATCCGACTGCACCAGATTTACATTTGGGACACGCTGTTGTTTTAAAGAAATTAAAGGAGTTTCAAGATCTAGGCCACCAAATTGTAATTTTGGTAGGGAATTTTACTGCTCGAATAGGAGATCCTACAGGGAAAAATAAAAGTAGAAAACCTTTATCTTTAGAAGAGGTGCAGCACAATGCAGAAACCTACATTAATCAATTATCTAAAGTTATAGATGTTGATAAAGTTAAAATCGTTTTTAACTCAGAATGGTTAGACAAACTATCATTTACAGAGGTTATTCAGATTTTATCTAAAGTTACCGTTGCTCAGTTAATGCATAGAAACGACTTTAATAAAAGGTTTACGGAAAATACGCCAATTGCAATGCATGAATTAGTGTACCCAATACTTCAAGGATTTGACTCTGTAGAAATTAAAGCAGATATTGAAATGGGGGGTACAGACCAACTTTTTAATTGTACTATGGGGAGAAAGTTACAAGAAACTTTTGAAATGAGTCCGCAAATAGTAATGTGTATGCCATTACTAAAAGGTCTAGATGGTAAAGAGAAAATGAGTAAATCTCTGCACAATATTATAGGGATTACAGATGAACCTAACGAAATGTTTGGTAAGACAATGTCTATTCCGGATAGTTTAATAGATGAATTTTTACAATTAACAACAGATTTTTCTTTAAGAGAAAATGAGGCTATTAAAATTAAGTTAGCTAGCGGAGAAAATCCGATGGAAATAAAAAAGCTAATTGCTAAAAACATCATTACCCAATACCATAGTAGCAATCAAGCAGAAGAAGCAGAAGAGTACTTTGTCAATCAATTTCAAAGTAAAAAATTAGAAGAAAAAGAATTTGAATCTGTTTTGATTAAAGAGATTCAACATAAGGAGAATACAATTAGTTTAATAGACTTATGTGTTCATCTTAAAAAAGGACTTTCTAAATCTGCTTTAAGAAGGTTAATTGAAAGTGGTGCTGTACAAATTGATACCATAAAAAATAAAGAGATTTATGCTGAAATTGTACTAAAAGAAGGCATGAAAGTAAAAGTAGGAAAAAGAGATTTTTATGAATTAAAAGAATAA
- a CDS encoding bifunctional oligoribonuclease/PAP phosphatase NrnA, whose translation MNIYKEIEAEILAASNIVITAHKSADGDSIGSSLGLLYFIEKLGKKAVVCHPDKAPDFLDWLDTSSIILMDENPEEVTTQMQKADLIFCLDYNATNRVGPEMQALLEAATCKKIMIDHHLNPEEFPTITVSETTASSTSQLIVDLIEASGNLELLDEKIGTPLYLGILTDTGSFRFNSVKPRTHEVLGKILAAGVEHHLIHEKLSDNNTETRLRLQGYAMSEKLEILYDYNVAIISLSKEELAKYHYKKGDTDSLANLVLSIKGMKAAIVFTERDGIMKISFRSKGAENPVNMLAKEHFNGGGHANASGGMSDLTVDETLEKLKGLIPEYFQK comes from the coding sequence ATGAATATTTACAAAGAAATAGAAGCAGAAATTTTAGCTGCATCAAACATTGTTATTACAGCACACAAATCTGCAGACGGAGATTCTATAGGTTCTTCTTTAGGTTTGCTTTATTTTATAGAAAAATTAGGTAAAAAAGCAGTGGTTTGTCACCCAGATAAAGCGCCAGATTTTTTAGATTGGTTAGATACTTCTTCAATTATTTTAATGGATGAAAATCCGGAAGAAGTAACAACACAAATGCAAAAAGCAGATTTAATTTTCTGTTTAGATTATAATGCAACCAATAGAGTAGGGCCAGAAATGCAAGCATTGTTAGAAGCTGCAACTTGTAAGAAAATAATGATAGATCATCATTTGAATCCTGAAGAATTTCCTACAATCACGGTTTCAGAAACTACGGCATCATCAACATCACAATTAATTGTAGATTTAATTGAAGCATCTGGCAACTTAGAATTGTTAGACGAAAAAATAGGAACACCTTTATATTTAGGAATTTTAACAGATACAGGTAGTTTTAGATTCAATTCTGTAAAACCAAGAACACATGAGGTTTTAGGGAAGATTTTAGCAGCAGGTGTAGAACATCATTTAATTCACGAGAAACTAAGCGATAATAATACAGAAACTCGTTTGCGTTTACAAGGATATGCAATGAGTGAAAAATTAGAAATTTTATACGATTATAACGTTGCTATCATTTCTTTATCTAAAGAAGAATTGGCAAAATATCACTATAAAAAAGGAGATACAGATAGTTTGGCAAACTTAGTTTTATCAATAAAAGGAATGAAAGCTGCTATTGTATTTACAGAAAGAGACGGAATTATGAAAATTTCTTTCCGATCTAAAGGAGCAGAAAATCCGGTTAATATGTTAGCAAAAGAACATTTTAATGGAGGAGGACATGCAAATGCTTCTGGAGGAATGAGTGATTTAACTGTTGATGAAACTTTAGAAAAATTAAAAGGTTTAATTCCTGAGTACTTTCAGAAATAA